A genomic region of Acidobacteriota bacterium contains the following coding sequences:
- a CDS encoding helix-turn-helix domain-containing protein, which yields MDEEERVTEVAAVLHVSRQTIYNWVNRFAAEPPAKLVVHLADAPRSGRPVTAQGIIDPVIDAVIDSDPRDYDYNSTVWTADLLSLYLAQVHDEEVGLRRVGYALARLGLRWKRPRHTLLLRDPAWRQAKGA from the coding sequence TTGGATGAAGAGGAGCGCGTCACCGAGGTCGCAGCAGTGCTGCACGTGTCGCGCCAAACCATTTACAACTGGGTCAATCGGTTTGCCGCAGAACCTCCCGCCAAGTTGGTGGTGCATCTGGCTGATGCCCCGCGCAGTGGGCGCCCCGTCACCGCGCAAGGCATCATTGATCCGGTGATTGATGCGGTGATTGATAGCGATCCACGCGATTACGACTACAACTCGACGGTCTGGACAGCCGATTTGTTAAGCCTTTACCTCGCACAAGTACACGACGAAGAAGTCGGCCTACGTCGTGTCGGTTACGCGCTGGCGCGGTTGGGACTACGCTGGAAACGTCCACGGCACACGTTACTATTGCGCGATCCGGCTTGGCGTCAGGCAAAAGGGGCTTAA
- a CDS encoding toxin-antitoxin system HicB family antitoxin, which produces MNTLSVQFPKSLHKNLHELAQREGISVDQFVATAVAEKIAALTTESYLAERASRATRAQYEAVLAEVPDVEPKPFDKLPES; this is translated from the coding sequence GTGAATACCTTGAGTGTCCAATTTCCTAAATCGCTGCATAAAAACCTGCATGAGTTGGCCCAACGCGAAGGGATTTCGGTTGACCAGTTCGTCGCCACAGCCGTCGCCGAAAAGATTGCCGCGTTGACGACTGAATCCTATCTGGCTGAACGCGCCAGCCGTGCCACCCGGGCACAATATGAAGCGGTATTGGCTGAAGTGCCGGACGTCGAACCGAAACCATTCGACAAATTGCCTGAATCTTGA